The Devosia sp. MC521 genome has a segment encoding these proteins:
- a CDS encoding DUF2244 domain-containing protein, whose product MQVTTNKPLFAATLRPDRAMRLTGGWMALVVAFLGVMPVLMIASEYLLTGALAFACAAVGLIVYGQSQRRKTHQTQTVTLWPEQLEVVEQGFAKPKRMQRFDPNTVRLVLHRDAFERTTQILLKHEDEIHELGAFLSMDDKGSFAKAFGAALRQARRNR is encoded by the coding sequence ATGCAAGTCACGACCAACAAACCCCTGTTTGCTGCTACACTTCGCCCTGATCGCGCCATGCGACTGACCGGCGGTTGGATGGCACTGGTGGTGGCCTTTTTGGGAGTGATGCCGGTCTTGATGATCGCGTCAGAATATCTCCTGACCGGAGCTTTAGCATTCGCTTGCGCGGCAGTGGGTCTGATTGTTTACGGACAGAGCCAGCGCCGTAAAACTCATCAAACCCAAACGGTGACGCTGTGGCCCGAACAGCTCGAAGTTGTTGAGCAGGGTTTTGCCAAGCCCAAACGCATGCAGCGCTTTGATCCCAACACTGTCCGTCTCGTGCTGCACCGCGATGCTTTTGAGCGGACCACCCAAATCCTGCTCAAGCATGAAGACGAAATCCATGAGCTTGGTGCCTTCCTATCGATGGATGACAAGGGCAGTTTTGCCAAAGCCTTTGGCGCCGCCTTGCGGCAAGCACGACGTAATCGATAG
- the nth gene encoding endonuclease III, translating into MAATQKVKRLTRAQAEAVFDRFHEIEPEPKGELDYVNAFTLLVAVVLSAQATDVGVNKATKNLFKLAPDPASMVALGVEGIENEIKTIGLYRNKAKFTYELSKQLIDKHGGEVPDVREALEALPGVGRKTANVVLNIFFKQPTIAVDTHLFRVGNRTGMALGKTPLEVEMALTKMVPDRYMLHAHHWLILHGRYICKARKPECWRCPILEWCNFSPKTENPARS; encoded by the coding sequence ATGGCAGCAACACAAAAAGTGAAGAGGCTCACCCGGGCTCAAGCCGAAGCTGTATTTGATCGTTTCCACGAAATCGAGCCCGAACCCAAGGGTGAACTCGATTATGTGAACGCCTTCACTCTGCTGGTGGCCGTGGTTTTGTCCGCGCAGGCCACCGACGTCGGGGTCAACAAGGCGACGAAAAATCTCTTCAAGCTCGCACCCGACCCCGCATCCATGGTGGCACTCGGCGTTGAGGGCATTGAGAACGAGATCAAGACCATCGGCCTCTACCGCAACAAGGCCAAGTTCACCTATGAGCTTTCCAAGCAGCTGATCGACAAGCACGGCGGGGAAGTGCCAGATGTGCGCGAGGCGCTAGAGGCCCTGCCCGGCGTCGGTCGCAAGACGGCCAATGTCGTGCTCAATATTTTCTTCAAGCAGCCGACCATTGCCGTCGACACCCATCTCTTCCGCGTCGGCAATCGCACCGGCATGGCCTTGGGTAAGACCCCGCTTGAAGTGGAAATGGCGCTCACCAAAATGGTGCCGGACCGCTATATGCTCCATGCCCATCATTGGTTGATCCTCCACGGTCGCTATATTTGCAAAGCGCGAAAGCCAGAATGCTGGCGCTGCCCGATACTGGAGTGGTGCAATTTCTCCCCCAAAACAGAGAACCCTGCCCGCAGCTAA
- a CDS encoding VOC family protein translates to MTLTNVLAGIAVEDLSQSLVWYEYLFGRPADAQTMRNVAEWKLPGGGWVHVVTDEDRAGASMVILIVDDIAEEISRLDMFGIKPVSKAFGDFFKTAKFRDPDGNLIVLSQPQQGTY, encoded by the coding sequence ATGACACTGACGAATGTGCTGGCTGGCATCGCCGTGGAGGACTTGAGCCAGTCGCTCGTGTGGTATGAGTATTTGTTCGGCCGCCCCGCTGATGCTCAAACCATGCGCAATGTTGCCGAATGGAAGCTACCCGGCGGAGGCTGGGTGCACGTCGTGACCGATGAGGATCGGGCAGGGGCCAGCATGGTGATCCTGATCGTCGACGATATTGCCGAAGAGATCAGCCGCCTCGACATGTTCGGCATTAAGCCAGTATCCAAAGCCTTTGGCGACTTTTTCAAAACGGCTAAATTTCGTGACCCAGACGGCAATCTGATTGTGCTGTCACAACCGCAACAGGGCACCTACTAA
- the hslV gene encoding ATP-dependent protease subunit HslV, with amino-acid sequence MSEHQSPGWHGTTIVSVRKGNKVVVAGDGQVSIGPTVMKHGARKVRRLAGGKVIGGFAGSTADAFTLFERLEAKLEQYPDQLMRAAVELAKDWRTDRYLRKLEAMMIVADKTDTLVLTGNGDVLTPDHGVIAIGSGGNYAHSAALALHQATELDAEDIARRAMKIAEEICVYTNGNVTIETIEL; translated from the coding sequence ATGAGTGAACATCAATCTCCCGGGTGGCACGGCACAACCATCGTGTCGGTGCGCAAGGGCAATAAGGTCGTGGTGGCTGGCGATGGTCAGGTATCCATTGGCCCAACCGTAATGAAACATGGCGCGCGCAAGGTGCGCCGTCTGGCTGGTGGCAAGGTGATCGGCGGCTTTGCCGGATCGACCGCTGATGCCTTCACCCTCTTCGAACGGCTCGAAGCCAAGCTTGAGCAATATCCTGATCAGTTGATGCGGGCGGCGGTGGAACTAGCCAAGGATTGGCGCACCGATCGCTATTTGCGCAAACTCGAAGCCATGATGATCGTTGCCGACAAGACCGATACGTTGGTCCTCACCGGCAATGGCGACGTGCTGACCCCAGACCATGGCGTTATCGCAATCGGCTCAGGCGGCAATTACGCCCATTCGGCTGCACTCGCTCTCCATCAGGCGACCGAACTTGATGCCGAAGATATTGCCCGTCGCGCCATGAAGATTGCAGAAGAAATCTGCGTCTACACCAATGGCAATGTGACGATCGAAACCATCGAGCTCTAA
- the hisB gene encoding imidazoleglycerol-phosphate dehydratase HisB → MRTASIARKTNETEISVSINLDGTGAHSMKTGVGFFDHMLDQLSRHSLIDMEIVCKGDLHIDFHHTVEDVGIALGQAIREALGDKKGIRRYASCDLPMDGTLTRAALDVSGRAFLVFKAEFSRDKIGDIDTELFMEFFQAFAVNAGITLHIENFYFDNNHHLAESMFKAVARALRDAVEIDPRTADRIPSTKGTL, encoded by the coding sequence ATGCGTACCGCTTCCATCGCTCGTAAAACCAATGAGACCGAAATTTCGGTTAGCATCAATCTCGATGGCACCGGCGCGCATTCTATGAAGACCGGCGTTGGCTTTTTCGACCATATGCTCGATCAGCTTTCCCGCCACTCGCTCATTGATATGGAAATTGTCTGCAAGGGCGACCTGCACATTGATTTCCACCATACCGTGGAAGATGTCGGCATTGCGCTTGGCCAAGCAATTCGCGAAGCACTGGGCGATAAAAAGGGCATTCGCCGTTATGCCTCTTGCGACCTGCCGATGGATGGCACGCTGACCCGTGCCGCGCTCGACGTGTCAGGGCGCGCCTTCTTGGTGTTCAAGGCAGAGTTCAGCCGCGACAAAATCGGTGACATCGACACCGAGCTGTTCATGGAATTTTTCCAGGCTTTTGCGGTCAACGCTGGCATCACCCTGCACATTGAAAACTTCTACTTCGACAACAACCACCATTTGGCCGAGTCGATGTTTAAGGCTGTGGCGCGTGCGCTGCGCGACGCTGTTGAGATTGATCCGCGTACTGCAGATCGCATTCCCTCCACCAAGGGCACGCTCTAG
- a CDS encoding TetR/AcrR family transcriptional regulator: MSTFHLSSYHHGNLRSVMLEVAMGILERDGEQGVGLRDLARLVGVSPAAPYRHFDSRNSLLEALAITGFHRFSARMAKVAEEHPDNPLSAMGKTYVLFALENANLFRLMFSPQLTKIARPGLKMASDTAFDSLRQVIGGDDEFDRVKALSAWAKVHGLAMLLLDGQVKVETPEETKALIADVLASL, encoded by the coding sequence ATGTCAACATTTCATCTGAGCTCTTATCATCACGGCAATCTTCGCAGCGTCATGCTGGAGGTTGCCATGGGCATTTTGGAACGCGATGGCGAGCAAGGCGTCGGCCTGCGCGATCTAGCGCGATTGGTTGGCGTCTCCCCAGCAGCCCCATATCGGCATTTTGATAGCCGCAACTCGCTGCTCGAAGCTCTGGCCATCACGGGCTTTCATCGCTTCTCAGCGCGCATGGCAAAGGTTGCCGAAGAGCATCCCGATAATCCGCTGTCGGCCATGGGCAAAACCTATGTGCTGTTTGCGCTCGAAAACGCCAATCTCTTCCGTCTCATGTTCTCGCCACAGCTGACCAAGATTGCGCGGCCAGGATTGAAAATGGCGTCAGACACGGCTTTCGATAGTCTGCGACAGGTTATCGGTGGCGACGATGAATTTGACCGTGTGAAAGCCCTGTCTGCTTGGGCCAAAGTTCATGGTCTGGCTATGCTCTTGCTTGATGGTCAGGTGAAGGTCGAAACACCTGAAGAAACCAAGGCGCTCATCGCCGATGTTTTGGCCAGCCTTTAG
- the hisA gene encoding 1-(5-phosphoribosyl)-5-[(5-phosphoribosylamino)methylideneamino]imidazole-4-carboxamide isomerase — protein sequence MILFPAIDLKDGQCVRLKLGDMDQATVFNDNPAAQAKSFEDQGFEYLHVVDLNGAFAGESVNGGAVEEILKTVKFPVQLGGGIRNLGHIESWLDKGLARVILGTVAVRDPALVKEAAQKWPGQVAVGIDARKGMVAVEGWAETSELSILELAKRFEGAGVAAIIYTDIDRDGVLAGINWESTLELARATSIPVIASGGLASMDDIERMTQPEYAVLEGAISGRALYDGRIDSREALARLKAK from the coding sequence ATGATCCTCTTTCCTGCAATCGATCTTAAAGATGGTCAGTGCGTTCGCCTCAAGCTGGGCGATATGGACCAGGCTACTGTCTTCAACGACAACCCAGCCGCTCAGGCCAAGAGCTTTGAAGATCAGGGTTTTGAATATCTGCACGTGGTCGACCTCAACGGCGCTTTCGCTGGTGAGAGCGTCAATGGGGGTGCCGTTGAAGAGATTTTGAAAACCGTCAAATTCCCGGTGCAGCTGGGCGGTGGTATCCGCAACCTCGGTCATATCGAAAGCTGGCTCGATAAGGGTCTTGCCCGCGTGATCCTCGGTACTGTTGCCGTGCGTGATCCAGCCCTCGTCAAGGAAGCAGCGCAAAAATGGCCGGGCCAAGTTGCTGTTGGTATCGACGCGCGCAAAGGCATGGTCGCCGTTGAAGGCTGGGCGGAAACGTCTGAACTTTCCATCCTTGAATTGGCCAAGCGTTTTGAAGGCGCAGGCGTTGCCGCCATCATCTATACCGACATCGACCGTGATGGCGTTCTGGCTGGCATCAATTGGGAGTCTACTCTTGAGCTTGCTCGCGCCACCTCGATCCCCGTTATCGCTTCGGGCGGTCTGGCGTCGATGGATGACATCGAACGCATGACCCAGCCGGAATATGCTGTGCTTGAAGGCGCGATTTCGGGCCGAGCGCTTTACGATGGTCGCATTGATTCACGTGAAGCATTGGCACGATTGAAGGCCAAATGA
- a CDS encoding GNAT family protein, with amino-acid sequence MTHSIRQLRAGDEANYRAIRLEALTNHPEAFVASAEGFLQKTDAELTETLESLSVFAAETDTGSLGGIAAFYQAEGRKEQHRGWLIQVYVRPEHRGSGMAEALINTVVEYAQTRVIQLHLGVWSENEPALKLYKRLGFTVYGTEPRYLYVNGRFIDEHLMVRFLDNHPASPQRTSESEKDE; translated from the coding sequence GTGACCCATTCTATCCGGCAATTGCGGGCAGGGGATGAGGCAAACTATCGGGCCATTCGGCTTGAAGCCCTCACCAATCATCCGGAAGCTTTCGTCGCTTCAGCAGAGGGCTTTTTGCAAAAGACCGATGCCGAGCTGACCGAAACGCTTGAAAGTCTCTCTGTCTTTGCAGCGGAGACCGACACAGGCTCGCTCGGTGGTATTGCAGCCTTTTATCAAGCCGAAGGCCGGAAAGAACAGCATCGCGGCTGGCTCATTCAGGTCTATGTTCGCCCCGAACATCGCGGTTCGGGCATGGCTGAAGCACTGATCAATACTGTTGTGGAGTATGCGCAGACCCGCGTTATCCAACTTCATCTCGGTGTGTGGTCGGAGAACGAACCAGCGCTCAAACTCTACAAGCGGCTGGGCTTTACGGTCTATGGGACAGAGCCCCGCTACCTCTATGTGAATGGTCGATTTATCGACGAACACCTGATGGTGCGCTTCCTGGATAATCATCCAGCTTCGCCCCAGCGCACTTCCGAAAGTGAAAAAGATGAGTGA
- the hisH gene encoding imidazole glycerol phosphate synthase subunit HisH, translating into MSTVAIIDYGAGNLHSAAKAFERVAAERGHGESVIVTSDPDLVRAATRIVLPGVGAYADCKAGLDGVTGMVDVLEEKVLNGTTPFLGVCVGMQLLSTEGREKVVSKGLGWIDGAVEKITPSDSSLKIPHMGWNTLTITRPHALLKDIPDGPDGLHAYFVHSYHFKTDAAEHLFATTEYGGSFTACVGRDNIFGTQFHPEKSQALGLRLINNFLDWTP; encoded by the coding sequence ATGAGCACAGTCGCCATTATTGACTACGGCGCTGGCAATCTGCATTCGGCAGCCAAAGCGTTCGAACGTGTGGCAGCAGAACGCGGTCATGGTGAAAGCGTCATCGTCACCAGCGACCCAGACCTCGTCCGTGCGGCCACGCGCATCGTCCTCCCCGGCGTCGGCGCCTATGCCGATTGTAAGGCAGGCCTCGATGGCGTCACCGGCATGGTCGACGTGCTGGAAGAAAAAGTTCTCAACGGCACCACACCCTTTTTGGGCGTTTGTGTTGGCATGCAATTGCTGTCCACCGAAGGTCGCGAGAAGGTGGTTAGCAAGGGCCTCGGTTGGATCGACGGCGCGGTGGAGAAAATCACCCCGTCTGACTCAAGCCTTAAAATTCCGCACATGGGCTGGAACACGCTGACCATCACGCGCCCCCATGCGCTCTTGAAAGACATTCCGGATGGACCTGATGGGCTGCACGCCTATTTCGTCCACTCCTATCACTTCAAAACCGACGCGGCAGAACACCTCTTTGCCACCACCGAATATGGTGGCTCGTTCACCGCTTGCGTTGGCCGCGACAATATCTTTGGCACGCAGTTCCACCCGGAAAAGAGCCAAGCGCTTGGCCTGCGTCTCATCAATAACTTCTTGGACTGGACCCCATGA
- a CDS encoding phosphoribosyl-ATP diphosphatase produces the protein MTLEELEQRVAVRAAASPDESYTAKLIARGINKASQKLGEEATEAVIAAVTGDRAELVKEAADVLYHLLVVLKAADVPLVEVMAELDARTAQSGLAEKASRKEH, from the coding sequence ATGACACTTGAAGAACTCGAACAGCGTGTCGCTGTGCGCGCTGCAGCTTCACCTGACGAAAGTTACACCGCCAAATTGATTGCGCGCGGCATCAACAAAGCCTCGCAAAAGCTAGGCGAGGAAGCCACGGAAGCCGTCATCGCTGCGGTGACTGGCGACAGGGCTGAACTCGTCAAGGAAGCGGCTGACGTTCTCTACCATCTCTTGGTTGTTCTCAAAGCCGCTGACGTGCCTCTCGTCGAGGTCATGGCTGAGCTTGATGCGCGCACAGCCCAATCTGGCCTCGCCGAAAAAGCCTCTCGCAAGGAGCACTAG
- the hisF gene encoding imidazole glycerol phosphate synthase subunit HisF: MSLKTRIIPCLDVAGGRVVKGVQFVDLVDAGDPVEAAIAYDAAGADELTFLDITASHEGRDTIFDVVARTAEHCFMPVTVGGGVRTIEDIRKLLLAGADKVSINSAAVNDPDFIARAADKFGNQCIVVSVDAKQRLDAKVGGDNRSEWEIYTHGGRKPTGIDAVEFAHRMVERGAGELLVTSMDRDGTKSGFDLQLVRSIADSVDVPVVASGGVGNLQHLVDGVKEGHASAVLAASIFHFGTYTIPEAKQYMVDHGIPMRMDRTKP, encoded by the coding sequence ATGAGCCTGAAAACCCGTATCATCCCCTGCCTCGACGTTGCCGGTGGCCGCGTTGTTAAAGGTGTACAGTTTGTCGATCTCGTCGATGCCGGCGATCCGGTTGAAGCCGCGATTGCTTATGACGCCGCCGGTGCCGATGAGCTAACCTTCCTCGACATCACTGCCAGTCACGAAGGCCGGGACACGATTTTTGACGTTGTCGCCCGTACGGCTGAACACTGCTTTATGCCGGTGACCGTTGGCGGTGGTGTTCGCACGATTGAAGATATTCGCAAGCTCCTGCTCGCAGGCGCGGACAAGGTCTCGATCAATTCCGCTGCCGTGAACGACCCTGACTTTATCGCCCGTGCGGCGGATAAATTTGGCAATCAGTGCATCGTGGTTTCGGTCGACGCCAAGCAGCGTCTCGATGCCAAGGTTGGCGGTGACAATCGCTCTGAGTGGGAGATTTACACCCATGGCGGTCGCAAGCCGACTGGCATTGATGCGGTGGAATTTGCTCACCGCATGGTTGAACGTGGCGCGGGCGAGTTGCTGGTGACCTCCATGGACCGCGACGGTACCAAGTCTGGTTTCGATCTCCAACTCGTGCGCTCTATTGCCGACAGTGTCGATGTGCCTGTTGTTGCCTCGGGCGGTGTTGGCAATCTCCAGCATTTGGTCGATGGCGTGAAAGAAGGTCATGCGAGCGCTGTGCTCGCGGCCTCGATTTTCCACTTCGGCACTTACACCATTCCTGAGGCGAAGCAGTATATGGTCGATCATGGCATTCCCATGCGCATGGACCGCACCAAGCCCTAA
- the coaA gene encoding type I pantothenate kinase encodes MAKRQRPDPYRTFSKAEWSALRNGQPMTLDEADIDRLRSLSDPISLAEAEEVYLPLSRLLSYYVEAIQGLHRVSSRFLKSPDAKVPFIIGVAGSVAVGKSTTARILQALLSRWPSNPKVDLVTTDGFLHPNAVLEERGIMHRKGFPESYDRARFVSFLADIKSGKRNVQVPVYSHLVYDIVKGGDVTIDRPDILIVEGLNILQPGELPKTGNPILFASDFIDFSIYIDAELEDLEAWFLERFYRLRETAFRDPNSFFRKFAEMSKEEAGEYGRNVWRTINLPNLLENVQPTRGRADLVLKKGNNHRVDEVRLRRL; translated from the coding sequence ATGGCTAAGCGTCAACGGCCTGACCCCTATCGCACTTTCTCAAAGGCGGAATGGAGCGCATTGCGCAACGGTCAGCCGATGACGCTGGACGAGGCCGATATTGATCGGCTGCGTTCGCTCTCAGACCCTATTTCTTTGGCTGAGGCTGAAGAGGTCTATCTGCCGCTTTCGCGCCTTCTCTCCTATTACGTCGAGGCGATCCAAGGCCTGCACCGCGTGTCGAGCCGGTTTCTAAAGTCGCCCGATGCCAAGGTCCCCTTCATCATTGGTGTGGCGGGTTCTGTCGCTGTCGGCAAGTCGACGACTGCTCGTATTCTGCAAGCGCTGCTCTCGCGCTGGCCGTCCAACCCCAAGGTCGACCTTGTCACCACCGATGGCTTCCTCCACCCCAATGCGGTGTTGGAAGAGCGTGGTATCATGCACCGCAAGGGTTTCCCTGAAAGCTATGATCGCGCGCGATTTGTTAGCTTCTTGGCCGATATTAAATCGGGCAAGCGCAATGTGCAGGTCCCGGTCTATTCTCACCTCGTCTATGACATTGTGAAGGGTGGGGATGTCACCATCGACCGGCCAGACATTTTGATCGTTGAAGGGCTCAATATTCTGCAGCCCGGCGAACTGCCCAAAACCGGCAACCCAATTCTGTTCGCGTCGGACTTTATCGACTTCTCGATCTATATCGATGCGGAGTTGGAAGACCTCGAGGCTTGGTTCCTTGAGCGCTTCTACCGCCTGCGCGAAACCGCATTCCGCGATCCCAATTCCTTCTTCCGCAAATTTGCTGAGATGAGCAAAGAGGAAGCGGGCGAATATGGGCGCAATGTTTGGCGCACCATCAACTTGCCTAACCTTCTCGAAAACGTACAGCCGACCCGGGGTCGCGCTGACCTCGTTTTGAAGAAGGGTAATAATCATCGAGTCGATGAAGTCCGACTTCGTCGTCTCTAA
- a CDS encoding bifunctional helix-turn-helix domain-containing protein/methylated-DNA--[protein]-cysteine S-methyltransferase, with the protein MNQRPEISPAQDYDTIRAAIRYLSERGADELALDRFARAIGLTERQLTDLFRRWCGLSPKSFAQAVALNHAKKLLSENVSVLDTSYEVGFSSTSRLHDLFVTYEAMPPGVFRTGGAGLDMIWGTAPSPFGTAVVTMTEYGISGIGFADEETSVEDAFLDLARRWPMARFSRDDARVGPEVVKIFAPQNWSAEQPVKLVMIGTDFEVSVWQTLLKIPVGQAATYAEVARTIGKPKASRAVGAAVGRNPISFVIPCHRVVGSTGALTGYHWGVPRKRAILGWEAGVISTRS; encoded by the coding sequence ATGAACCAACGACCCGAAATTTCTCCCGCACAGGACTATGACACCATCCGCGCTGCTATTCGCTATCTCAGCGAGCGGGGGGCCGATGAGTTGGCGCTGGACCGCTTCGCGCGCGCTATTGGCCTAACCGAGCGCCAACTGACCGATCTCTTTCGGCGCTGGTGCGGCCTCTCCCCCAAAAGCTTCGCCCAAGCTGTCGCGCTCAATCACGCTAAGAAACTTCTCTCGGAAAATGTCAGCGTATTGGACACGAGCTATGAAGTTGGGTTCTCATCAACCTCACGGCTTCATGATCTCTTCGTCACCTATGAAGCCATGCCGCCTGGCGTTTTCCGTACTGGCGGGGCAGGGCTGGATATGATCTGGGGCACAGCGCCATCGCCCTTCGGGACGGCTGTGGTCACGATGACAGAATACGGCATTTCCGGCATTGGCTTTGCCGACGAAGAGACCAGTGTCGAAGACGCATTTTTAGATCTTGCCCGCCGATGGCCGATGGCACGCTTTTCTCGGGACGATGCCCGTGTTGGACCCGAGGTCGTAAAAATCTTCGCGCCACAAAATTGGTCGGCGGAGCAGCCCGTCAAGCTCGTCATGATCGGCACTGACTTTGAGGTGAGTGTCTGGCAGACGCTGCTCAAAATTCCGGTGGGGCAGGCGGCGACCTATGCCGAGGTGGCGCGCACGATTGGCAAGCCCAAAGCCTCACGGGCGGTGGGGGCAGCCGTCGGACGGAACCCCATTAGCTTTGTCATCCCGTGCCACCGTGTCGTTGGCTCAACCGGCGCCCTTACCGGCTATCATTGGGGCGTGCCTCGCAAACGCGCCATATTGGGTTGGGAAGCTGGGGTGATTTCGACCAGGAGCTAA
- a CDS encoding 2,3-bisphosphoglycerate-dependent phosphoglycerate mutase, translated as MTGTLILVRHGQSEWNLKNLFTGWRNPNLTEQGEGEARATGKALKAAGIAPDLYYTSGLRRAQHTLDLMLEEMGVQNVTITRNIALNERDYGDLAGLNKDDARAKWGEEQVVIWRRSFDVPPPGGESLKDTAARTVPYYEAEILPQLKAGKTVLVAAHGNSLRALVMAIERLTPDEILAREIGTGEPTIYKISADGKFEERVTL; from the coding sequence ATGACCGGCACGCTGATCCTGGTCCGTCACGGCCAGAGCGAGTGGAACCTAAAAAACCTGTTCACCGGGTGGCGCAATCCAAACCTCACCGAACAAGGTGAAGGGGAAGCCCGCGCAACGGGTAAGGCTTTGAAGGCTGCGGGCATCGCCCCCGACCTCTACTACACCTCGGGCCTGCGTCGTGCTCAGCACACGCTCGATTTGATGCTTGAGGAAATGGGCGTTCAGAACGTCACCATCACTCGCAATATCGCGCTTAACGAACGCGACTATGGCGATCTCGCCGGCCTCAATAAGGATGATGCGCGCGCCAAGTGGGGCGAGGAGCAGGTTGTCATTTGGCGCCGTTCATTTGACGTTCCTCCACCAGGGGGCGAAAGCCTTAAGGACACGGCAGCTCGTACCGTGCCTTATTATGAGGCCGAAATCCTGCCGCAGCTCAAGGCGGGTAAGACTGTCCTCGTTGCAGCGCACGGCAATTCCCTGCGGGCTCTCGTCATGGCCATTGAACGTCTGACCCCTGACGAAATTCTGGCGCGCGAAATTGGCACTGGCGAACCCACGATCTACAAGATCTCCGCTGATGGAAAATTCGAAGAGCGCGTGACGCTCTAA
- the dapB gene encoding 4-hydroxy-tetrahydrodipicolinate reductase, with amino-acid sequence MTKLRTIVAGAGGRMGAANVRAVAAHPELELVGALDRSGSPVLGKDVGVLAGLEELGVVVTDNADSLLDNADVIIDFTAPAASVALAQKAAAKGIVHIIGTTGCLEADDAAIAEAGKAGARIVKSGNFSPGMVALTVLVEKAAAALSDYDVEILEMHHNLKVDAPSGTALMLGEAAAKGRGISLKDNSVRSRDGHTGPRESGTIGFATLRGGSVIGDHHVILAGPSERIELNHLAQDRTIYANGAAKAALWAHRQPAGLYSMADVLGLNS; translated from the coding sequence ATGACCAAGTTGCGCACCATCGTTGCAGGTGCCGGGGGCCGAATGGGCGCTGCCAATGTGCGCGCTGTCGCCGCTCATCCTGAACTGGAGCTTGTTGGTGCTCTCGATCGGTCTGGATCTCCCGTGTTGGGCAAAGACGTCGGTGTGCTCGCCGGTCTTGAAGAGCTTGGCGTCGTCGTCACCGATAATGCCGATAGCCTGCTCGACAATGCCGATGTGATTATCGACTTCACTGCTCCAGCAGCTTCCGTTGCTCTGGCGCAGAAGGCCGCTGCCAAGGGTATCGTCCACATCATTGGCACGACAGGTTGCCTTGAAGCAGACGACGCCGCCATTGCCGAAGCAGGCAAGGCCGGTGCGCGGATCGTTAAGTCAGGCAACTTCTCGCCGGGCATGGTGGCCCTGACGGTCCTCGTCGAAAAGGCTGCAGCCGCGCTGTCTGACTACGACGTCGAAATTCTCGAGATGCATCACAATCTGAAGGTGGATGCGCCTTCTGGCACCGCCTTGATGTTGGGTGAAGCAGCGGCAAAGGGCCGTGGCATTTCCTTGAAGGATAATTCTGTTCGCTCTCGTGACGGCCACACCGGTCCTCGTGAGTCTGGCACCATTGGCTTTGCTACCCTACGCGGCGGCAGTGTCATTGGCGATCACCACGTCATTTTGGCCGGTCCATCGGAGCGCATCGAGCTCAATCACCTTGCTCAAGACCGCACCATTTACGCCAATGGCGCCGCTAAGGCAGCGCTCTGGGCACACCGCCAGCCGGCGGGTCTTTACTCCATGGCCGATGTACTCGGCCTCAACAGCTAA